A window from Theobroma cacao cultivar B97-61/B2 chromosome 3, Criollo_cocoa_genome_V2, whole genome shotgun sequence encodes these proteins:
- the LOC18604821 gene encoding transmembrane protein adipocyte-associated 1 homolog isoform X4, whose protein sequence is MPNNLHQIITNSSISPPPISNINGQDGQSDRQCHGVWYDALLVVPAVLFVVYLAVNAKKNVNKLRNGRSLVLISYFALLWLASGLNLAWCSLQAWQCASGKEIAWNLLSLITTSGFLCLELSLVGFLLQESYANGLEALARTFTISGIIVGVDMLLKAIFIFGFGVPLFFDVVGSTHQMKWGLWIIQKLLLTTVYGFILFVPFSKWREKLPPRPAFYNYVAVMFVVNAISLLACGLATIGIGFGLWLYNLTVICYHLLYLPFLYVTFLADFFQEEDFLLDNAYYSEMKDAGFFDADWD, encoded by the exons ATGCCAAACAATCTTCATCAGATCATCACAAACTCTTCCATTTCTCCTCCTCCGATCTCAAATATCAACGGCCAAGATGGTCAAAGTGATCGACAATGCCACGGGGTCTGGTACGACGCCTTACTGGTGGTCCCCGCGGTGCTGTTCGTGGTTTACTTGGCGGTGAACGCTAAGAAGAACGTGAACAAGCTGAGAAATGGAAGGTCGTTGGTTTTGATTTCCTATTTTGCCCTTCTTTGGCTCGCCAGTGGACTCAACCTTGCTTGGTGTTCTCTTCAG GCATGGCAATGTGCTAGTGGAAAGGAGATTGCTTGGAATCTTCTGTCGCTGATCACCACTTCCGGATTTCTATGTTTAGAATTAAGCCTGGTGGGTTTCTTACTTCAGGAGAGTTATGCGAATGGGCTGGAAGCTTTAGCACGTACTTTCACCATATCAGGGATCATTGTTGGCGTTGATATGCTTCTCAAG gcaatatttatttttggatttGGGGTCCCACTCTTCTTTGATGTTGTTGGAAGCACTCACCAGATGAAGTGGGGACTATGGATCATCCAGAAATTATTACTTACAACAGTTTATGGCTTCATCTTGTTTGTGCCTTTCTCTAAGTGGAGAGAGAAGTTGCCTC CCAGACCAGCATTCTACAACTATGTAGCTGTGATGTTTGTTGTTAACGCTATTTCACTGCTTGCTTGTGGTCTTGCTACTATTGGAATAGGCTTTGGCCTTTG GCTGTACAATTTAACAGTTATCTGCTATCACTTGCTCTATCTCCCTTTCCTGTATGTAACTTTTCTAGCAGATTTTTTCCAG GAGGAAGATTTTCTTTTGGATAATGCATATTACTCTGAGATGAAAGATGCTGGATTCTTTGATGCTGATTGGGATTAG
- the LOC18604821 gene encoding uncharacterized protein LOC18604821 isoform X1 — translation MPNNLHQIITNSSISPPPISNINGQDGQSDRQCHGVWYDALLVVPAVLFVVYLAVNAKKNVNKLRNGRSLVLISYFALLWLASGLNLAWCSLQAWQCASGKEIAWNLLSLITTSGFLCLELSLVGFLLQESYANGLEALARTFTISGIIVGVDMLLKMDYIFIDLSGKAIFIFGFGVPLFFDVVGSTHQMKWGLWIIQKLLLTTVYGFILFVPFSKWREKLPPRPAFYNYVAVMFVVNAISLLACGLATIGIGFGLWFAYQIFCRLYNLTVICYHLLYLPFLYVTFLADFFQEEDFLLDNAYYSEMKDAGFFDADWD, via the exons ATGCCAAACAATCTTCATCAGATCATCACAAACTCTTCCATTTCTCCTCCTCCGATCTCAAATATCAACGGCCAAGATGGTCAAAGTGATCGACAATGCCACGGGGTCTGGTACGACGCCTTACTGGTGGTCCCCGCGGTGCTGTTCGTGGTTTACTTGGCGGTGAACGCTAAGAAGAACGTGAACAAGCTGAGAAATGGAAGGTCGTTGGTTTTGATTTCCTATTTTGCCCTTCTTTGGCTCGCCAGTGGACTCAACCTTGCTTGGTGTTCTCTTCAG GCATGGCAATGTGCTAGTGGAAAGGAGATTGCTTGGAATCTTCTGTCGCTGATCACCACTTCCGGATTTCTATGTTTAGAATTAAGCCTGGTGGGTTTCTTACTTCAGGAGAGTTATGCGAATGGGCTGGAAGCTTTAGCACGTACTTTCACCATATCAGGGATCATTGTTGGCGTTGATATGCTTCTCAAG ATGGACTACATATTTATTGATCTAAGTGGGAAG gcaatatttatttttggatttGGGGTCCCACTCTTCTTTGATGTTGTTGGAAGCACTCACCAGATGAAGTGGGGACTATGGATCATCCAGAAATTATTACTTACAACAGTTTATGGCTTCATCTTGTTTGTGCCTTTCTCTAAGTGGAGAGAGAAGTTGCCTC CCAGACCAGCATTCTACAACTATGTAGCTGTGATGTTTGTTGTTAACGCTATTTCACTGCTTGCTTGTGGTCTTGCTACTATTGGAATAGGCTTTGGCCTTTG GTTTGCATACCAAATCTTCTGCAGGCTGTACAATTTAACAGTTATCTGCTATCACTTGCTCTATCTCCCTTTCCTGTATGTAACTTTTCTAGCAGATTTTTTCCAG GAGGAAGATTTTCTTTTGGATAATGCATATTACTCTGAGATGAAAGATGCTGGATTCTTTGATGCTGATTGGGATTAG
- the LOC18604821 gene encoding transmembrane protein adipocyte-associated 1 homolog isoform X2 translates to MPNNLHQIITNSSISPPPISNINGQDGQSDRQCHGVWYDALLVVPAVLFVVYLAVNAKKNVNKLRNGRSLVLISYFALLWLASGLNLAWCSLQAWQCASGKEIAWNLLSLITTSGFLCLELSLVGFLLQESYANGLEALARTFTISGIIVGVDMLLKMDYIFIDLSGKAIFIFGFGVPLFFDVVGSTHQMKWGLWIIQKLLLTTVYGFILFVPFSKWREKLPPRPAFYNYVAVMFVVNAISLLACGLATIGIGFGLWLYNLTVICYHLLYLPFLYVTFLADFFQEEDFLLDNAYYSEMKDAGFFDADWD, encoded by the exons ATGCCAAACAATCTTCATCAGATCATCACAAACTCTTCCATTTCTCCTCCTCCGATCTCAAATATCAACGGCCAAGATGGTCAAAGTGATCGACAATGCCACGGGGTCTGGTACGACGCCTTACTGGTGGTCCCCGCGGTGCTGTTCGTGGTTTACTTGGCGGTGAACGCTAAGAAGAACGTGAACAAGCTGAGAAATGGAAGGTCGTTGGTTTTGATTTCCTATTTTGCCCTTCTTTGGCTCGCCAGTGGACTCAACCTTGCTTGGTGTTCTCTTCAG GCATGGCAATGTGCTAGTGGAAAGGAGATTGCTTGGAATCTTCTGTCGCTGATCACCACTTCCGGATTTCTATGTTTAGAATTAAGCCTGGTGGGTTTCTTACTTCAGGAGAGTTATGCGAATGGGCTGGAAGCTTTAGCACGTACTTTCACCATATCAGGGATCATTGTTGGCGTTGATATGCTTCTCAAG ATGGACTACATATTTATTGATCTAAGTGGGAAG gcaatatttatttttggatttGGGGTCCCACTCTTCTTTGATGTTGTTGGAAGCACTCACCAGATGAAGTGGGGACTATGGATCATCCAGAAATTATTACTTACAACAGTTTATGGCTTCATCTTGTTTGTGCCTTTCTCTAAGTGGAGAGAGAAGTTGCCTC CCAGACCAGCATTCTACAACTATGTAGCTGTGATGTTTGTTGTTAACGCTATTTCACTGCTTGCTTGTGGTCTTGCTACTATTGGAATAGGCTTTGGCCTTTG GCTGTACAATTTAACAGTTATCTGCTATCACTTGCTCTATCTCCCTTTCCTGTATGTAACTTTTCTAGCAGATTTTTTCCAG GAGGAAGATTTTCTTTTGGATAATGCATATTACTCTGAGATGAAAGATGCTGGATTCTTTGATGCTGATTGGGATTAG
- the LOC18604821 gene encoding uncharacterized protein LOC18604821 isoform X3, producing the protein MPNNLHQIITNSSISPPPISNINGQDGQSDRQCHGVWYDALLVVPAVLFVVYLAVNAKKNVNKLRNGRSLVLISYFALLWLASGLNLAWCSLQAWQCASGKEIAWNLLSLITTSGFLCLELSLVGFLLQESYANGLEALARTFTISGIIVGVDMLLKAIFIFGFGVPLFFDVVGSTHQMKWGLWIIQKLLLTTVYGFILFVPFSKWREKLPPRPAFYNYVAVMFVVNAISLLACGLATIGIGFGLWFAYQIFCRLYNLTVICYHLLYLPFLYVTFLADFFQEEDFLLDNAYYSEMKDAGFFDADWD; encoded by the exons ATGCCAAACAATCTTCATCAGATCATCACAAACTCTTCCATTTCTCCTCCTCCGATCTCAAATATCAACGGCCAAGATGGTCAAAGTGATCGACAATGCCACGGGGTCTGGTACGACGCCTTACTGGTGGTCCCCGCGGTGCTGTTCGTGGTTTACTTGGCGGTGAACGCTAAGAAGAACGTGAACAAGCTGAGAAATGGAAGGTCGTTGGTTTTGATTTCCTATTTTGCCCTTCTTTGGCTCGCCAGTGGACTCAACCTTGCTTGGTGTTCTCTTCAG GCATGGCAATGTGCTAGTGGAAAGGAGATTGCTTGGAATCTTCTGTCGCTGATCACCACTTCCGGATTTCTATGTTTAGAATTAAGCCTGGTGGGTTTCTTACTTCAGGAGAGTTATGCGAATGGGCTGGAAGCTTTAGCACGTACTTTCACCATATCAGGGATCATTGTTGGCGTTGATATGCTTCTCAAG gcaatatttatttttggatttGGGGTCCCACTCTTCTTTGATGTTGTTGGAAGCACTCACCAGATGAAGTGGGGACTATGGATCATCCAGAAATTATTACTTACAACAGTTTATGGCTTCATCTTGTTTGTGCCTTTCTCTAAGTGGAGAGAGAAGTTGCCTC CCAGACCAGCATTCTACAACTATGTAGCTGTGATGTTTGTTGTTAACGCTATTTCACTGCTTGCTTGTGGTCTTGCTACTATTGGAATAGGCTTTGGCCTTTG GTTTGCATACCAAATCTTCTGCAGGCTGTACAATTTAACAGTTATCTGCTATCACTTGCTCTATCTCCCTTTCCTGTATGTAACTTTTCTAGCAGATTTTTTCCAG GAGGAAGATTTTCTTTTGGATAATGCATATTACTCTGAGATGAAAGATGCTGGATTCTTTGATGCTGATTGGGATTAG